AATGTGATGGTTATGGACAAGGATCCTAAGATAAAAGAAAACAGGCTCTCTATGCTTGCTCAGATAAAGAACCTGTTTTTCAAAATTGCTGATTTTTCTAAACTAAGTGTTTAATTCTAATTGATTTAACTTGCTATCGCGGTTGCCCTTACTTCCCTAATAACAGTTATCTTAACCTGCCCCGGATATGCAACTTCTTTTTCAATTTTTTGTGCAATCTCATGCGAGAGCAGCGCACCTTCTTCGTCATTAACTTTTGTGCTCTCAACAATTACTCTAACCTCTCGGCCAGCTTGTATAGCGTAGCATTTCTCAACTCCTCTAAAAGAGCCCGCTATACCTTCTATGTCTTCAATCCTTTTAACATAAGCTTCGTAGGTCTCTCTTCTAGCTCCAGGTCTTGCTGCGGAAATAGCATCTGCGGCCTGGCAAAGTATAGCAAGAAGTGACTGAGGCTGAGGGTCATGCGCCGCAGCTACAGCCTTAATTATTTCATCAGACTCGCCATACTTTTTCACAAGGTCCTCACCTATATCCACGTGAGAGCCCTCTATCTCGTGATCAACCGCTTTTCCTATATCGTGTAGAAGACCACCCCTTTTGGCAAGCTTTATATCAAAACCAATCTCTGCCGCCAAAATGCCGCAGATAAACGCTACCTCAATTGAGTGGTTCAAAATATTCTGAGAATAGCTTGTTCTGTATTTCAGCCTTCCTACATGTTTTGTAAGCTCAGGGTGCATATTTGCTATTCCGAGA
This is a stretch of genomic DNA from Thermodesulfobacteriota bacterium. It encodes these proteins:
- the rny gene encoding ribonuclease Y, whose translation is AVVEDAKQKIEQIAGMTQEAAKTELINIIEDEARHQAAIRLKQIEEQLNEDSERKAKDIIALAIGKYAGEYTSEKTISVVNLPNDDMKGRIIGREGRNIRSIESRTGVDIIIDDTPETVVVSSLNPIRREVARISLEKLIDDGRIHPTRIEEIVTDVEKQIEREIQKSGEEALFDLGIANMHPELTKHVGRLKYRTSYSQNILNHSIEVAFICGILAAEIGFDIKLAKRGGLLHDIGKAVDHEIEGSHVDIGEDLVKKYGESDEIIKAVAAAHDPQPQSLLAILCQAADAISAARPGARRETYEAYVKRIEDIEGIAGSFRGVEKCYAIQAGREVRVIVESTKVNDEEGALLSHEIAQKIEKEVAYPGQVKITVIREVRATAIAS